Proteins encoded within one genomic window of Aquarana catesbeiana isolate 2022-GZ linkage group LG03, ASM4218655v1, whole genome shotgun sequence:
- the BEST3 gene encoding bestrophin-3, with the protein MLLISSNVHGRDEYGRLLRRTLMRYVNLTSLLIFRSVSTAVYKRFPTMDHVVEAGFMTADERKIFDNLNSPHLKYWVPVVWFGNLASKARLDGRIRDSVDLQLMLNEMNQFRSWCGLLFGYDWVGIPLVYTQVAEQLINPFGEDDDDFETNWCIDRNLQVSLMAVDEMHRNVPKMSRDIYWNDSDARPPYTLAAADYCIPSFLGSTVHMGLPDSVFLHEDWFLDEEKQRRHPSVLRRVKRFLSVHEHPESPIRSTFSRQGSDASATFFPSETSYIGSFHDVPSRRTHFHGSKRYESMDKTAKPGTTRNDLSVIRESSRSNTSERQPSNENSITPNSALNVPEVVVTTSSETLVQNDAPLQSNPPPISKNGENTDCVQKHTKQPSPEIISKQDIQKQGSVQAPLNTGEEKLQHITKDQQIASHRLSETIFPTQSPFTFLQPPDTSPHNIPLSLPLEREVPALGAHSNSTENLLDLLSHIATKETDIVDFHDEKKDGKI; encoded by the exons ATGCTTCTCATCTCCAGCAATGTGCATGGTAGAGATGAATATGGACGGCTACTTCGCAGGACACTTATGCGTTATGTTAATCTCACCTCCTTACTGATCTTCCGTTCAGTCAGCACGGCAGTGTACAAACGATTCCCAACAATGGACCATGTTGTAGAAGCAG GATTTATGACAGCAGATGAGCGAAAAATATTTGACAACCTTAACTCTCCTCACCTTAAGTACTGGGTACCAGTCGTCTGGTTTGGAAATTTAGCTTCAAAGGCCAGGTTGGATGGAAGAATTCGTGACAGCGTTGATCTTCAGTTAATGCTTAAT GAGATGAACCAGTTCCGGTCTTGGTGTGGTCTCTTATTTGGCTATGACTGGGTTGGCATTCCTCTGGTGTACACACAG GTGGCTgagcagttaattaacccttttggaGAAGATGATGATGACTTTGAAACAAACTGGTGTATAGACAGAAATTTACAG GTTTCCCTAATGGCTGTGGATGAGATGCATAGAAACGTACCAAAGATGAGCAGAGACATCTACTGGAATGACTCTGATGCACGACCACCATACACACTTGCAGCTGCTGACTACTGTATTCCTTCATTCTTGGGATCAACAGTCCATATGGG GCTACCTGATTCTGTATTTTTACATGAGGACTGGTTTCTGGATGAAGAAAAGCAAAGAAGACATCCTTCTGTTTTAAGAAGAGTTAAGCGTTTTTTAAGTGTCCATGAGCATCCTGAATCTCCCATCAGAAGTACTTTTAGTAGACAGGGAAGTGATGCGTCAGCTACGTTCTTTCCTAGTGAAACCAGTTACATAGGCAGTTTCCATGATGTTCCATCCAGAAGAACTCATTTTCATGGTAGTAAGAGGTACGAATCTATGGATAAAACTGCCAAGCCTGGCACCACTAGAAATGATCTATCTGTTATTCGGGAGTCTAGTAGATCAAATACCTCCGAAAGACAACCCTCAAATGAAAACAGCATTACACCAAACTCAGCTTTAAATGTACCTGAAGTGGTCGTTACTACATCTTCTGAAACTCTAGTCCAAAATGATGCCCCACTGCAATCAAATCCGCCACCTATATCAAAAAATGGAGAAAATACTGACTGTGTTCAGAAACACACTAAGCAACCAAGCCCTGAAATAATTTCCAAACAAGATATTCAGAAACAAGGGTCAGTACAAGCTCCGCTGAATACAGGTGAGGAGAAATTACAGCACATCACTAAAGATCAGCAGATTGCATCCCATCGGTTAAGTGAAACTATATTCCCAACACAAAGTCCTTTCACATTTTTACAGCCACCAGATACATCTCCGCATAATATACCTCTTTCTTTGCCTTTAGAAAGGGAAGTGCCTGCTTTAGGTGCTCACTCAAATTCCACTGAAAATTTGCTGGATTTATTGAGCCACATTGCCACCAAAGAAACAGACATTGTTGACTTTCATGATGAAAAGAAAGATGGgaaaatataa